Proteins encoded together in one Helicobacter pylori window:
- a CDS encoding (Fe-S)-binding protein, translated as MKVNFFATCLGAAIYSNASLNAIKLLRKENLEVVFKKDQTCCGQPSYNSGYYEETKKVVLYNIKLYSNNDYPIILPSGSCTGMMRHDYLELFEGHAEFNMVKDFCSRVYELSEFLDKKLQVKYEDKGEPLKITWHSNCHALRVAKVIDSAKNLIRQLKNVELIELEKEEECCGFGGTFSVKEPEISAVMVKEKIKDIESRQVDVIVSADAGCLMNISTAMQKMGSPTKPMHFYDFLASRLGL; from the coding sequence TTGAAAGTCAATTTCTTTGCTACTTGTCTAGGAGCAGCCATATACAGCAACGCATCGCTTAACGCTATCAAATTACTCCGTAAGGAAAATTTGGAAGTGGTTTTTAAAAAAGACCAGACTTGTTGCGGCCAACCAAGCTACAACTCAGGGTATTATGAAGAAACAAAAAAAGTCGTTTTATACAATATCAAACTTTATTCCAATAACGACTACCCTATTATCTTGCCTAGCGGTTCATGCACAGGGATGATGCGGCATGATTATTTGGAATTGTTTGAAGGGCATGCGGAATTTAACATGGTTAAAGATTTTTGCTCTAGGGTGTATGAATTGAGCGAGTTTTTGGATAAAAAATTGCAAGTCAAATATGAAGATAAGGGCGAACCCCTTAAAATCACATGGCATTCTAATTGCCATGCCTTAAGGGTGGCTAAAGTGATTGACTCGGCGAAAAATCTCATCAGACAGCTTAAAAATGTGGAACTCATTGAATTGGAAAAAGAAGAAGAATGCTGCGGGTTTGGGGGGACTTTTTCAGTCAAAGAGCCTGAAATTTCAGCGGTTATGGTCAAAGAAAAGATTAAAGACATAGAAAGCCGTCAAGTGGATGTGATTGTTTCAGCGGACGCTGGGTGTTTGATGAATATCAGCACCGCTATGCAAAAAATGGGCTCTCCCACAAAACCCATGCATTTTTATGACTTTTTAGCCTCAAGACTTGGGCTTTAA
- a CDS encoding lactate utilization protein C, with protein MSKELILKRIKEARAKNAIQGANPAYRNIIKVEFEDLVEEYKHFQVLNKAEVIESAKENLEQAILKALENFKSKKILHSTDLNLNFEAFKDFTLQPYDKEIEAMREELFEIDTALLHGVCGISSLGMIGAVSSHASPRLLSLITLNCIILLKKESIVRNLSEGMQALKNQSQNGVLPTNMLLIGGPSRTADIELKTVFGVHGPQKVAVILY; from the coding sequence ATGAGTAAAGAGCTTATTTTAAAGCGCATTAAAGAAGCCAGAGCCAAGAATGCCATTCAGGGAGCAAACCCTGCTTACAGGAATATCATTAAAGTGGAGTTTGAAGACTTGGTGGAAGAATACAAACATTTCCAAGTGTTGAATAAAGCTGAAGTCATTGAAAGCGCTAAAGAAAATTTAGAGCAAGCCATTTTAAAGGCTTTAGAAAATTTTAAAAGCAAAAAAATCTTACACTCTACAGATTTGAATTTGAATTTTGAAGCGTTCAAGGATTTTACTTTACAGCCTTATGATAAAGAAATTGAAGCGATGCGTGAAGAGTTGTTTGAGATTGATACCGCTTTATTGCATGGGGTTTGTGGGATTTCAAGCTTGGGCATGATTGGGGCGGTTTCTTCGCATGCAAGCCCAAGGTTGCTTTCACTCATCACCCTTAATTGCATCATCTTATTGAAAAAAGAATCCATTGTGCGCAACTTGAGTGAAGGCATGCAAGCTTTGAAAAATCAAAGCCAAAACGGCGTATTGCCCACAAACATGCTCCTTATTGGCGGGCCTAGCCGGACAGCCGACATTGAATTAAAAACCGTTTTTGGGGTGCATGGGCCTCAAAAAGTCGCTGTCATTCTCTATTAA
- the infC gene encoding translation initiation factor IF-3, which produces MSRNEVLLNGDINFKEVRCVGDNGEVYGIISSKEALNIAQNLGLDLVLISASAKPPVCKVMDYNKFRYQNEKKIKEAKKKQKQIEIKEIKLSTQIAQNDINYKVKHAREFIEANKHVKFKVVLKGRESQNSKAGLDVLLRIQTMMEDLANPEKEPKTEGRFVSWMFVPKAKEAPKNEKKTKENNPPFNRINLMKGENHAKNED; this is translated from the coding sequence TTGAGTAGGAACGAAGTGTTGTTAAACGGAGATATTAATTTTAAAGAAGTGCGTTGCGTGGGCGATAATGGCGAAGTGTATGGGATCATTTCTTCCAAAGAAGCGCTCAATATCGCTCAAAATTTAGGTTTGGATTTGGTTTTGATTTCAGCGAGCGCGAAACCTCCCGTGTGTAAGGTGATGGATTATAATAAATTCCGCTACCAAAATGAAAAGAAAATCAAGGAAGCCAAGAAAAAGCAAAAGCAAATTGAAATCAAAGAGATCAAGCTTTCCACTCAAATTGCGCAAAACGATATTAACTACAAAGTCAAGCATGCGAGAGAATTTATTGAAGCCAATAAGCATGTCAAATTCAAAGTGGTTTTAAAGGGTAGGGAGAGTCAAAACTCAAAAGCTGGGCTTGATGTGCTTTTGAGAATCCAAACAATGATGGAGGATTTAGCTAACCCTGAAAAGGAGCCAAAAACTGAGGGGCGTTTTGTTTCATGGATGTTTGTGCCTAAGGCTAAAGAAGCCCCCAAAAACGAAAAGAAAACCAAAGAAAATAACCCACCTTTTAATCGTATTAACCTTATGAAAGGAGAAAATCATGCCAAAAATGAAGACTAA
- a CDS encoding outer membrane protein, protein MKKSVIVGAISLAMTSLLSAETPKQEKAIKTSPTKKGERNAAFIGIDYQLGMLSTTAQNCSHGNCNGNQSGAYGSNTPNMPTASNPTGGLTHGALGTRGYKGLSNQQYAINGFGFVVGYKHFFKKSPQFGMRYYGFFDFASSYYKYYTYNDYGMRDARKGSQSFMFGYGAGTDVLFNPAIFNRENLHFGFFLGVAIGGTSWGPTNYYFKDLADEYRGSFHPSNFQVLVNGGIRLGTKHQGFEIGLKIQTIRNNYYTASADNVPEGTTYRFTFHRPYAFYWRYIVSF, encoded by the coding sequence ATGAAGAAATCTGTTATAGTAGGTGCTATCTCTCTAGCGATGACAAGCTTATTGTCAGCAGAGACCCCTAAGCAAGAAAAAGCTATTAAGACTAGCCCTACCAAAAAAGGTGAAAGAAATGCTGCTTTTATAGGGATTGATTACCAGTTAGGTATGCTCAGCACTACCGCTCAAAATTGTTCCCATGGGAATTGTAATGGTAATCAAAGTGGGGCTTACGGCTCTAACACGCCTAACATGCCTACAGCGTCAAACCCCACAGGAGGGCTTACTCATGGCGCTCTAGGGACTCGTGGGTATAAAGGCTTAAGCAACCAACAATACGCTATCAATGGTTTTGGGTTTGTTGTAGGGTATAAGCATTTTTTTAAGAAATCCCCGCAATTTGGAATGCGTTATTACGGATTCTTTGATTTTGCAAGCTCTTATTATAAGTATTACACTTATAATGATTATGGCATGAGAGACGCTCGCAAGGGTTCTCAAAGTTTCATGTTTGGCTATGGGGCTGGCACAGATGTGTTGTTTAACCCGGCTATTTTCAATCGTGAGAACTTGCATTTTGGGTTTTTCTTGGGCGTTGCGATTGGTGGCACCTCTTGGGGTCCAACAAACTATTATTTTAAGGACTTAGCTGATGAATACAGAGGGAGTTTCCACCCATCAAATTTTCAGGTCTTAGTTAATGGCGGGATTCGCTTAGGCACTAAACACCAAGGTTTTGAAATTGGCTTGAAAATCCAAACCATTCGCAACAATTACTATACCGCTAGCGCGGATAATGTGCCTGAAGGGACTACTTATAGATTCACCTTCCACCGCCCCTATGCCTTTTATTGGCGTTACATTGTAAGCTTTTAA
- the rpmI gene encoding 50S ribosomal protein L35, producing MPKMKTNRGASKRFKVKKNLIKRGSAFKSHILTKKSPKRKANLNAPKHVHHTNAHSVMSLLCRA from the coding sequence ATGCCAAAAATGAAGACTAATCGCGGCGCGTCTAAGCGTTTCAAAGTCAAAAAAAACTTGATTAAGCGTGGCAGTGCTTTTAAAAGCCATATTTTGACTAAAAAAAGCCCTAAGCGTAAAGCCAATCTAAACGCGCCAAAACATGTGCATCACACTAACGCGCATTCTGTCATGTCGCTGCTTTGCAGGGCTTAG
- a CDS encoding HAAAP family serine/threonine permease — protein sequence MAQEKALIRDPKKLNAFDLRWMASLFGTAVGAGILFLPIRAGGHGIWAIVVMSAIIFPLTYLGHRALAYFIGSKDKEDITMVVRSYFGAQWGFLITLLYFFAIYPICLAYGVGITNVFDHFFTNQLHLTPFNRGLLAVALVSLMMLVMVFNATIVTRICNALVYPLCLILLLFSLYLIPYWQSANLFVVPSFKEFVLAIWLTLPVLVFSFNHSPIISTFTQNVEKEYGAFKEYKLNQIELGTSLMLLGFVMFFVFSCVMCLNADDFVKAREQNIPILSYFANTLNNPLINYAGPVVAFLAIFSSFFGHYYGAKEGLEGIIIQSLKLKQASKPLSVSVTIFLWLTITLVAYINPNILDFIENLGGPIIALILFVMPMIAFYSVSSLKRFRNFKVDIFVFVFGSLTALSVFLGLF from the coding sequence ATGGCACAAGAAAAAGCACTTATAAGAGATCCTAAAAAACTCAACGCGTTTGATTTGCGTTGGATGGCGTCTTTATTTGGCACAGCCGTTGGGGCTGGGATTTTATTTTTGCCTATTAGAGCTGGTGGGCATGGGATATGGGCTATTGTGGTGATGAGTGCGATCATATTCCCTTTAACTTATCTGGGGCATAGAGCTTTAGCTTATTTCATAGGATCTAAAGATAAAGAAGACATTACTATGGTCGTTCGCTCTTATTTTGGTGCTCAATGGGGTTTTCTTATCACTTTGCTTTATTTCTTTGCGATTTATCCTATTTGTTTGGCTTATGGGGTGGGTATCACTAATGTGTTTGATCATTTTTTCACCAACCAGTTGCATTTAACGCCTTTTAATCGGGGCTTACTGGCTGTAGCGTTAGTTTCTTTAATGATGTTGGTGATGGTTTTTAACGCTACGATTGTTACGCGCATTTGTAACGCTTTAGTGTATCCTTTATGCTTGATCTTATTGCTTTTTTCTTTGTATCTTATCCCTTATTGGCAGAGCGCTAATCTTTTTGTGGTGCCGAGTTTTAAAGAATTTGTGTTAGCTATTTGGCTAACCTTACCGGTGCTTGTGTTTTCATTCAACCATAGCCCCATCATTTCAACCTTCACTCAAAATGTGGAAAAAGAATACGGCGCTTTCAAAGAGTATAAACTCAATCAAATTGAATTAGGGACATCGCTGATGCTTTTAGGGTTTGTGATGTTTTTTGTGTTTTCGTGCGTCATGTGCTTGAATGCTGATGATTTTGTGAAAGCAAGGGAACAAAATATCCCCATTTTAAGCTATTTTGCTAACACTTTAAACAACCCTTTAATCAACTATGCGGGGCCTGTGGTGGCTTTTTTAGCGATTTTTTCATCTTTTTTTGGGCATTATTATGGGGCTAAGGAGGGTTTAGAAGGCATTATCATTCAAAGTTTAAAATTGAAACAAGCTTCTAAACCCTTGAGCGTTAGCGTAACGATTTTTTTATGGCTGACTATCACGCTTGTGGCTTATATTAACCCTAATATCTTGGATTTTATTGAAAATTTAGGCGGTCCCATTATCGCACTCATTCTATTTGTGATGCCCATGATAGCGTTTTATAGCGTTTCTAGTTTGAAGCGTTTTAGAAACTTCAAAGTGGATATTTTTGTGTTTGTCTTTGGGAGCTTGACGGCTTTGAGCGTGTTTTTAGGACTATTTTAA
- a CDS encoding peroxiredoxin: MEKLEVGQLAPDFRLKNSDGVEISLKDLLHKKVVLYFYPKDNTPGCTLEAKDFSALFSEFEKKNAVVVGVSPDNAQSHQKFISQCSLNVILLCDEGKKVANLYKAYGKRMLYGKEHLGIIRSTFIINTQGVLEKCFYNVKAKGHAQKVLESL; encoded by the coding sequence ATGGAAAAATTAGAAGTGGGGCAATTAGCCCCTGATTTTAGATTGAAAAACAGCGATGGCGTGGAAATTTCTTTAAAAGATTTGCTCCATAAAAAAGTGGTGTTGTATTTCTACCCTAAAGACAACACCCCCGGATGCACCTTAGAAGCCAAAGATTTTAGCGCTCTGTTTAGCGAATTTGAAAAGAAAAACGCTGTTGTCGTGGGCGTAAGCCCTGATAACGCGCAATCGCATCAAAAATTTATCAGCCAATGCTCTTTGAATGTGATCTTGCTCTGCGATGAAGGTAAGAAAGTGGCCAATCTTTACAAAGCTTATGGCAAACGCATGCTTTATGGGAAGGAGCATTTGGGGATTATCCGCTCCACTTTCATTATCAACACGCAAGGCGTTTTAGAAAAATGCTTCTATAATGTCAAAGCGAAAGGGCATGCTCAAAAAGTTTTAGAGAGTTTGTAG
- a CDS encoding L-serine ammonia-lyase yields the protein MASFSILSIFKIGVGPSSSHTIGPMEAGARFCGLLKGILEQVERVQITLHGSLALTGKGHLSDEAVLIGLHGIYANELDITTKKALLHEALENKVLKLANQHRIPFDYAKDLIFDNKPLARHQNALILKAFNAKNEVLKEETYYSVGGGFVYTEKELDNLSKEGGNESIAYDFSSAKELLELCQKHQKSIAGIVRLREDALKNCPDATMAKIYHAMLECYDNGVNSKERYLPGSLKVTRLAPSIKTRLEKHPTSGKDPLALIDYISLYARAIAEENASGGKVVTAPTNGACAVVPSVLLYAKNHLFENLSQKSINDFLLTSAAIGYLYKKNASLSGAEAGCQAEIGVASSMAAGGLAHLCQATTQQVLIASEIAMEHHLGLTCDPVGGLVQIPCIERNVLGAIKAISASKLALEYEYKPKVSLDEVIATMYATGKDMNEKYKETSLGGLAKTLEC from the coding sequence ATGGCTAGTTTTTCTATTTTATCCATTTTTAAAATCGGCGTGGGGCCTAGCTCTTCACACACCATAGGGCCTATGGAAGCGGGGGCGAGATTTTGCGGGTTGTTAAAAGGCATTTTAGAGCAGGTTGAACGCGTTCAAATCACCTTGCATGGCTCATTGGCTTTAACCGGTAAAGGGCATTTGAGCGATGAAGCGGTTTTAATTGGCTTGCATGGCATTTACGCTAACGAATTAGATATAACAACCAAAAAAGCCTTATTGCATGAAGCGCTTGAAAACAAAGTTTTAAAACTCGCTAACCAACATCGCATTCCTTTTGATTATGCTAAAGATTTGATTTTTGACAACAAACCCTTAGCCAGACACCAAAACGCTCTCATTCTAAAAGCTTTTAACGCTAAAAATGAGGTTTTAAAAGAAGAGACTTACTATTCTGTCGGTGGAGGGTTTGTCTATACTGAAAAAGAATTAGACAACTTATCTAAAGAGGGTGGAAATGAAAGCATTGCCTATGATTTTTCAAGCGCTAAGGAATTGCTAGAATTATGCCAAAAACACCAAAAAAGCATCGCTGGAATCGTGCGTTTGAGAGAAGACGCCCTGAAAAACTGCCCTGATGCAACGATGGCTAAAATTTACCATGCGATGCTTGAGTGTTATGATAATGGGGTTAATTCTAAAGAAAGGTATCTGCCTGGTTCTTTAAAGGTAACACGATTAGCCCCAAGCATTAAAACGCGCTTAGAAAAACACCCCACAAGCGGGAAAGACCCCTTAGCGTTGATTGATTACATTTCGCTTTACGCTCGCGCCATTGCTGAAGAAAACGCTAGCGGAGGCAAGGTGGTAACCGCCCCCACTAATGGAGCGTGCGCAGTAGTGCCAAGCGTGCTTTTATACGCTAAAAACCATTTGTTTGAAAATTTATCGCAAAAATCTATCAATGATTTTTTACTCACCAGTGCGGCGATTGGCTATCTTTACAAGAAAAACGCTTCCTTGAGCGGCGCAGAAGCGGGGTGTCAGGCTGAAATTGGCGTGGCAAGCTCTATGGCTGCGGGGGGGTTAGCTCATTTGTGCCAAGCGACCACGCAACAGGTTTTAATCGCTAGTGAAATCGCTATGGAACACCATTTAGGATTGACATGCGATCCGGTGGGGGGCTTGGTGCAAATCCCTTGTATTGAACGCAATGTTTTAGGAGCGATCAAAGCGATTAGTGCTTCTAAACTGGCTTTAGAATATGAATACAAGCCTAAAGTGAGCTTAGATGAAGTGATCGCTACGATGTATGCAACCGGAAAAGACATGAATGAAAAATACAAAGAGACTTCGTTAGGGGGGTTAGCTAAGACTTTAGAATGCTAA
- a CDS encoding DUF1104 domain-containing protein: MKKLAVSLLFTGTFLGLFLNASDFKSMNDKQLLEQAGKVAPSEVPEFRAEINKRLAVMKEEDRKNYKADFKKAMDKNLASLSQEDRNKRKKEILEVIANKKKTMTMKEYREEGLDLHDCACEGPFHDHEKKGKKGKKPSHHKH; encoded by the coding sequence ATGAAAAAATTAGCGGTTTCTTTATTATTTACAGGGACTTTTTTGGGGCTTTTTTTGAATGCGAGTGACTTTAAGAGCATGAATGATAAGCAACTATTGGAGCAAGCAGGGAAAGTCGCTCCTAGCGAAGTTCCAGAGTTTCGCGCAGAAATCAATAAGCGATTAGCAGTGATGAAAGAAGAAGATCGTAAAAATTATAAAGCGGATTTTAAGAAAGCGATGGATAAGAATTTGGCTTCTTTAAGTCAAGAAGATCGCAACAAGCGTAAAAAAGAAATCCTTGAAGTGATTGCTAACAAAAAGAAAACAATGACCATGAAAGAATACCGTGAAGAGGGGTTGGATTTGCATGATTGCGCATGCGAAGGCCCTTTTCATGACCATGAAAAAAAGGGAAAAAAAGGGAAAAAACCAAGCCATCATAAGCATTAG
- a CDS encoding iron-sulfur cluster-binding protein: protein MEKYHSDQEYEEIITDQLGDMQLRENLRSAMDTLRANRKNLIKNRYSEWENLRELGKEVKLKILSRLDEYLELFEKNATQNGFKIHYAKDGDEANEIIYNLAKEKNIKRILKQKSMASEEIGLNHYLKEKGIQAQETDLGELIIQLINEHPVHIVVPAIHKNRKQIGKIFEEKLNAAYEEEPEKLNAIARKHMRKEFESFKMGISGVNFAIANEGAIWLVENEGNGRMSTTACDVHVAICGIEKLVESFDDAAILNNLLAPSAVGVPITCYQNIITGPRKEGDLDGPKEAHIILLDNNRSNILADEKYYRALSCIRCGTCLNHCPVYDKIGGHAYLSTYPGPIGVVVSPQLFGLNNYGHIPNLCSLCGRCTEVCPVEIPLAELIRDLRSDKVGEGRGVVKGAKSTQHSGMEKFSMKMFAKMASDGAKWRFQLKMAQFFSPLGKLLAPILPLVKEWASVRTLPNMDTSLHAKVQHLEGVVYE, encoded by the coding sequence ATGGAAAAATATCATAGCGACCAAGAATACGAAGAAATCATCACCGACCAATTGGGCGATATGCAATTAAGGGAAAATTTGCGTTCTGCAATGGATACCTTAAGGGCTAATCGTAAGAATTTGATTAAAAATCGTTACAGCGAGTGGGAAAATTTAAGGGAATTAGGCAAAGAAGTCAAGCTTAAAATTTTATCCAGGCTTGATGAGTATTTGGAATTGTTTGAAAAAAACGCCACTCAAAACGGCTTTAAAATCCATTACGCTAAAGACGGCGATGAAGCTAATGAAATCATTTACAACCTCGCTAAAGAAAAGAATATCAAGCGCATTTTGAAGCAAAAATCCATGGCGAGCGAAGAAATTGGCTTGAACCACTACCTCAAAGAAAAGGGCATTCAAGCGCAAGAAACGGATTTGGGCGAATTGATTATCCAGCTCATTAATGAACACCCTGTGCATATTGTCGTGCCAGCTATCCATAAAAACCGCAAGCAAATCGGTAAGATTTTTGAAGAAAAACTCAACGCCGCTTATGAAGAAGAGCCTGAAAAGCTTAATGCGATCGCCAGAAAGCACATGCGCAAAGAATTTGAAAGCTTTAAAATGGGGATTAGTGGGGTGAATTTCGCTATCGCTAATGAGGGTGCGATCTGGTTAGTGGAAAATGAAGGCAATGGCCGCATGAGCACCACCGCATGCGATGTGCATGTCGCTATTTGCGGGATTGAAAAATTAGTAGAAAGCTTTGATGATGCGGCGATTTTAAACAATCTGCTCGCTCCAAGCGCTGTGGGTGTGCCTATCACATGCTATCAAAACATTATCACAGGCCCCAGAAAAGAGGGCGATTTAGACGGCCCTAAAGAAGCCCACATCATTTTATTAGACAACAACCGCTCTAATATTTTGGCTGATGAAAAGTATTATCGCGCTCTTTCATGCATTCGTTGCGGGACTTGTTTGAACCACTGCCCCGTGTATGACAAAATCGGTGGGCATGCCTATCTTTCTACTTATCCTGGCCCTATAGGCGTGGTGGTATCCCCTCAACTCTTTGGCTTGAATAATTACGGGCATATCCCTAATTTGTGCAGTCTTTGTGGGCGTTGCACTGAAGTGTGCCCTGTAGAAATCCCTTTAGCCGAGCTTATTAGAGATTTACGATCGGATAAAGTGGGCGAAGGCAGGGGCGTAGTTAAGGGGGCTAAAAGCACCCAACACAGCGGGATGGAAAAATTCTCTATGAAAATGTTTGCCAAAATGGCAAGCGATGGGGCTAAGTGGCGTTTCCAATTGAAAATGGCTCAATTTTTCTCGCCTTTAGGCAAGCTTTTAGCTCCCATACTGCCTTTAGTCAAAGAGTGGGCGAGCGTGAGAACCTTACCCAATATGGACACAAGCTTGCATGCAAAAGTCCAACACTTAGAAGGGGTGGTTTATGAGTAA
- the rplT gene encoding 50S ribosomal protein L20, protein MRVKTGVVRRRRHKKVLKLARGFYSGRRKHFRKAKEQLERSMYYAFRDRKQKKREFRSLWVVRINAACRMHETSYSRFMHALKVANIELDRKVLADMAMNDMQAFKSVLESVREHL, encoded by the coding sequence ATGAGAGTTAAAACAGGCGTTGTGCGCAGAAGACGCCATAAAAAAGTCTTAAAACTCGCTAGAGGGTTTTATAGTGGCAGAAGAAAGCATTTTAGAAAGGCTAAAGAACAGCTTGAAAGGAGCATGTATTACGCCTTTAGGGATCGCAAACAAAAGAAAAGAGAGTTCAGGAGTTTGTGGGTGGTAAGGATTAATGCGGCTTGCAGAATGCATGAAACAAGTTATTCGCGCTTCATGCATGCCTTAAAAGTGGCTAACATTGAATTAGACCGCAAGGTTTTAGCAGACATGGCGATGAACGACATGCAAGCCTTTAAGAGCGTGTTAGAGAGCGTGAGAGAGCATCTTTAA
- a CDS encoding 3-deoxy-7-phosphoheptulonate synthase class II — MSNTTWSPASWHSFKIEQHPTYKDKQELERVKKELRSYPPLVFAGEARNLQERLAQVIDNKAFLLQGGDCAESFSQFSANRIKDMFKVMMQMAIVLTFAGSIPIVKVGRIAGQFAKPRSNATEILDNEEVLSYRGDIINGISKKEREPKPERMLKAYHQSVATLNLIRAFAQGGLANLEQVHRFNLDFVKNNDFGQKYQQIADRITQALGFMRACGVEIEKTPILREVEFYTSHEALLLHYEEPLVRKDSLTNQFYDCSAHMLWIGERTRDPKGAHVEFLRGVCNPIGVKIGPNASVSEVLELCDVLNPHNLKGRLNLIVRMGSNIIKERLPKLLQGVLKEKRHILWSIDPMHGNTVKTNLGVKTRAFDSVLDEVKSFFEIHRAEGSLASGVHLEMTGENVTECIGGSQAITEEGLSCHYYTQCDPRLNATQALELAFLIADMLKKQRA; from the coding sequence ATGTCAAACACAACTTGGTCGCCCGCTTCATGGCATTCTTTTAAGATAGAGCAACACCCCACTTATAAAGATAAGCAAGAATTAGAAAGGGTCAAAAAAGAATTGCGCTCTTACCCTCCCTTAGTGTTTGCTGGTGAAGCGAGGAACTTGCAAGAGCGTTTAGCCCAAGTCATTGACAATAAGGCGTTTTTGTTGCAAGGGGGCGATTGCGCGGAGTCGTTTTCTCAATTTAGCGCTAACAGGATTAAAGACATGTTTAAAGTGATGATGCAAATGGCGATTGTCTTAACTTTTGCTGGCTCTATACCGATTGTGAAAGTGGGGCGCATTGCCGGGCAATTTGCCAAGCCTCGCTCTAATGCGACTGAAATACTAGATAATGAAGAAGTGTTGAGTTATAGAGGGGATATTATCAATGGGATTTCCAAAAAAGAAAGAGAACCAAAGCCTGAAAGAATGCTTAAAGCCTACCATCAAAGCGTAGCGACTTTAAACCTTATTAGAGCCTTTGCTCAAGGCGGGTTAGCCAATTTAGAGCAAGTGCATCGTTTCAATTTGGATTTTGTCAAAAATAACGACTTTGGGCAAAAATACCAGCAAATCGCTGATCGGATCACGCAAGCTTTAGGGTTTATGCGAGCATGCGGGGTGGAGATAGAAAAAACGCCTATCCTTAGGGAAGTGGAATTTTACACCAGCCACGAAGCGTTACTGCTCCATTATGAAGAGCCTTTGGTGCGTAAGGATAGTTTGACTAACCAGTTTTATGATTGCTCCGCGCACATGCTGTGGATTGGTGAAAGGACAAGAGATCCTAAGGGCGCGCATGTGGAGTTTTTAAGGGGGGTTTGTAACCCTATTGGCGTGAAAATCGGGCCTAATGCGAGCGTGAGCGAAGTGCTAGAATTGTGCGATGTCTTAAACCCGCACAACCTTAAAGGGCGTTTGAATTTGATCGTGCGCATGGGTTCTAATATCATTAAAGAGCGCTTGCCTAAGCTTTTACAAGGGGTGTTGAAAGAAAAACGCCACATTTTATGGAGCATTGATCCCATGCATGGCAACACGGTCAAAACCAACTTGGGGGTTAAAACAAGGGCTTTTGATAGCGTGTTAGATGAAGTGAAAAGCTTTTTTGAAATCCATAGGGCTGAAGGGAGCTTGGCTTCAGGGGTTCATTTAGAAATGACGGGTGAAAATGTTACAGAATGTATTGGTGGCTCGCAAGCGATCACCGAAGAGGGTTTGAGCTGCCATTACTATACGCAATGCGATCCAAGACTGAACGCCACTCAAGCCCTAGAACTCGCTTTTTTAATCGCTGACATGCTTAAAAAACAACGCGCTTGA